In the Sediminitomix flava genome, one interval contains:
- a CDS encoding YiiX/YebB-like N1pC/P60 family cysteine hydrolase, with the protein MKNNILLLTLLLGFFSCQTKQETQTAKENFKLQTGDILFQDLDCGPFCEAITKVTEGYEGNDYSHCGIVSYDSAGNCIVLEAVGKGVMATPIEEFFNKKVKDDFITVGRLKKDYQNLIPQSIVKAESLLGKEYDDIFDITNDSYYCSELVYETFKDANGGKEIFKLFPMTYKDPDTNEMFPIWVDYFEKLGAPIPEGEAGLNPGGISRSPYLDIHLEKKVLW; encoded by the coding sequence ATGAAAAATAATATTCTCCTTCTAACACTCCTTTTGGGATTCTTTTCTTGTCAGACCAAACAAGAAACACAAACCGCAAAAGAAAACTTCAAACTTCAGACTGGTGATATCCTTTTCCAAGATCTGGACTGCGGACCTTTCTGTGAAGCAATTACAAAAGTAACTGAAGGTTATGAAGGCAATGATTATTCACACTGTGGCATTGTTTCTTATGATAGTGCAGGAAATTGTATTGTTTTAGAAGCTGTGGGCAAAGGTGTAATGGCGACTCCAATTGAGGAATTCTTTAATAAAAAGGTCAAAGATGATTTTATTACGGTAGGAAGGTTGAAAAAAGATTATCAAAACCTTATTCCTCAAAGTATTGTAAAAGCCGAAAGTTTACTCGGCAAAGAATATGATGATATCTTCGATATCACAAACGATAGTTATTATTGTTCGGAATTAGTTTATGAAACTTTCAAAGATGCTAATGGTGGAAAAGAGATTTTCAAACTGTTCCCGATGACTTACAAAGACCCAGATACCAACGAGATGTTTCCAATTTGGGTGGATTACTTCGAAAAACTTGGAGCACCAATCCCTGAAGGAGAAGCAGGTTTAAATCCTGGTGGTATTTCTCGTTCACCTTATTTAGATATTCATTTAGAGAAAAAAGTTCTTTGGTAG
- a CDS encoding phosphatase PAP2 family protein, giving the protein MLEQLKQLDTELLIFLNGFHNETSDQIMFFVSESKTWIPLYALIIIGLWWKYGWKTMLACVLIMGAGVGLADYIASGIFKPYFARFRPSQDPELKEFVHIVNNYRGGKYGFASSHASTTFALATSIWLLLRKNHVWIFLFFFWAAFVAYSRIALGVHYPGDIIVGALIGVFSAQVAYRLGYFIDSKYANGTLKELK; this is encoded by the coding sequence ATGTTAGAACAACTTAAGCAACTAGATACCGAGCTTCTGATTTTCTTGAATGGTTTTCATAACGAAACCTCAGATCAAATCATGTTTTTTGTCTCTGAGTCTAAGACTTGGATTCCGCTTTATGCCCTTATCATTATAGGACTTTGGTGGAAGTACGGCTGGAAAACAATGCTTGCTTGTGTTTTGATCATGGGGGCTGGAGTAGGTTTGGCAGATTATATCGCTTCAGGTATTTTCAAACCATATTTTGCCCGATTCAGACCTTCTCAAGATCCTGAGCTAAAAGAGTTCGTTCATATTGTCAATAATTACAGAGGAGGAAAGTACGGCTTTGCCTCATCTCATGCTTCTACCACTTTTGCACTAGCTACTAGCATTTGGCTATTACTCCGAAAAAATCACGTATGGATTTTCTTATTTTTCTTTTGGGCAGCTTTTGTGGCTTACAGTCGTATTGCCTTGGGAGTACATTACCCTGGTGATATTATTGTAGGGGCACTTATTGGAGTATTTAGTGCTCAAGTAGCTTACCGATTGGGGTATTTCATTGATTCAAAGTACGCTAACGGAACTTTAAAAGAATTGAAATAG